One segment of Comamonas thiooxydans DNA contains the following:
- a CDS encoding efflux RND transporter periplasmic adaptor subunit, with the protein MKQVLNSCSPVGPACLLLCLALAACNGDKQTPAAAADSRTALHREGNLVVVPSQSPVLAQLKLAQATQEQVQTLISAPASIEAEPEKMVKITPPVAGRLVHLHRQLGDPVKVGEALITMDSSDISVARADNAKAQSALLLARQEFDRQKLLFDAEIAARKDYEAAQQALAASSADARAATDRLAQLGADVQASSRGSYVIKSPISGRVVEMAGSQGGYWNDVNASVMTVANLSKVWLSASVPERDLAYVDVGQEAHIALTAYPDLKLEGRVQYVGEIVDAATRSVKVRVAVDNREGRLRPGMFARVSFDGPGRDALMVPTTALLQGNVSSRVFVDKGHTDKGARFEPRDVQVGVQQDGKVEIRSGLAAGERIVVNGGVLLQ; encoded by the coding sequence ATGAAACAAGTCCTGAACTCCTGCAGTCCCGTGGGGCCTGCCTGCCTGCTGTTGTGTCTGGCGCTCGCTGCCTGCAACGGCGACAAACAGACGCCGGCAGCCGCTGCCGATAGCCGGACTGCGCTGCACCGCGAAGGCAATCTGGTCGTGGTGCCGTCGCAATCTCCAGTGCTGGCGCAGCTGAAGCTGGCGCAGGCCACCCAGGAGCAGGTCCAGACCCTGATCTCGGCGCCGGCGAGTATCGAGGCCGAGCCTGAAAAGATGGTCAAGATCACGCCTCCGGTCGCGGGCCGGCTGGTGCATCTGCATCGACAGCTCGGCGACCCGGTCAAGGTCGGTGAGGCCTTGATCACCATGGACTCCTCCGATATCTCGGTCGCTCGGGCAGACAATGCCAAGGCCCAGTCCGCGCTGCTGCTGGCGCGTCAGGAGTTCGACCGCCAGAAGCTGCTGTTTGATGCCGAGATTGCGGCGCGCAAGGACTACGAGGCCGCGCAGCAGGCGCTGGCCGCGTCCAGCGCCGATGCGCGCGCTGCGACCGACCGCCTGGCTCAGCTTGGCGCCGATGTGCAGGCCAGCTCGCGCGGCAGCTATGTGATCAAGTCGCCGATCAGCGGACGCGTGGTGGAAATGGCAGGCTCGCAGGGCGGCTATTGGAACGATGTGAATGCCTCGGTGATGACCGTGGCCAATCTCAGCAAGGTCTGGCTCAGCGCCAGCGTGCCCGAGCGCGACCTAGCCTATGTGGATGTGGGCCAGGAGGCGCATATCGCGCTGACCGCCTATCCCGACCTCAAGCTCGAAGGCCGTGTGCAATACGTGGGTGAGATCGTTGATGCCGCCACGCGCAGCGTCAAGGTGCGCGTGGCCGTGGACAACCGCGAAGGGCGGTTGCGCCCGGGTATGTTTGCGCGCGTGAGCTTCGACGGACCAGGCCGTGACGCCCTCATGGTGCCGACCACGGCGCTGCTCCAGGGCAATGTGAGCTCACGGGTGTTCGTAGACAAGGGGCACACGGACAAGGGCGCCCGCTTTGAGCCACGCGACGTGCAGGTCGGCGTGCAGCAGGATGGCAAGGTGGAGATCCGCTCGGGCCTGGCGGCCGGCGAGCGCATCGTCGTCAACGGTGGAGTGCTGCTGCAATGA
- a CDS encoding tripartite tricarboxylate transporter substrate binding protein, which translates to MPITQQFVRARGAWILAAATLASAAAGLWLARTGTAAVRFEKPITIVVTFPPGGGTDLLARRLGAAMQQRLGQSVVVENRPGASGNIGASAVAEAAPDGATLLMVNSSFAINPGVYQHLDFDPRRDFKAVFNVGSIASVLVVPSQSSVRNLHDALAGATVGEPLSFASCGNGTPQHMAGEMLAQAAHASLQHVPYKGCGPAITAVAATQVPVAVVTASSAAPLIAAGRVRAIAVTALARVASLPDVPTMAEQGLAGFAVEQWHGLLAPAATPEPVIARLHQVLTQILAEPEMQQALREQGYTPAGESAAQFGKLIAADIERYATVTAQLGLTVD; encoded by the coding sequence ATGCCCATCACACAGCAGTTTGTTAGGGCGCGCGGAGCCTGGATTCTGGCGGCCGCAACGCTGGCCAGTGCGGCTGCCGGGCTATGGCTGGCGCGCACGGGTACGGCTGCCGTGCGCTTTGAAAAGCCCATCACCATCGTCGTGACCTTTCCGCCAGGCGGTGGCACGGACCTGCTGGCGCGTCGCCTGGGCGCGGCCATGCAGCAGCGTTTGGGCCAGTCCGTAGTGGTGGAGAACCGGCCCGGCGCTAGCGGCAATATCGGCGCGAGCGCAGTGGCCGAGGCAGCACCCGACGGCGCCACGCTGCTCATGGTCAACAGCTCGTTTGCCATCAATCCCGGCGTCTACCAGCATCTGGACTTCGACCCACGCCGGGACTTCAAGGCTGTGTTCAACGTCGGCAGCATCGCTTCGGTGCTGGTGGTTCCCAGCCAAAGCAGCGTGCGCAATCTGCACGATGCGCTGGCCGGAGCGACCGTTGGAGAGCCTTTGTCATTTGCCTCCTGCGGCAACGGAACGCCCCAGCATATGGCGGGTGAGATGCTGGCCCAGGCCGCCCATGCAAGCCTCCAGCATGTGCCCTACAAGGGTTGCGGACCGGCCATCACTGCAGTAGCCGCAACACAGGTACCTGTGGCCGTGGTCACGGCCAGCAGCGCCGCGCCCCTGATAGCTGCAGGCCGCGTGCGGGCCATCGCTGTCACGGCACTGGCCCGCGTCGCATCCCTGCCCGATGTCCCCACGATGGCCGAGCAGGGCCTGGCTGGTTTTGCCGTAGAGCAGTGGCATGGCTTGCTGGCGCCGGCTGCCACGCCGGAGCCCGTGATCGCCCGTCTGCACCAGGTGCTGACGCAGATACTGGCCGAGCCCGAGATGCAGCAGGCGCTGCGCGAGCAGGGCTATACGCCGGCCGGGGAGTCTGCGGCCCAATTCGGCAAGCTCATCGCAGCCGATATCGAGCGCTATGCGACCGTGACCGCGCAGCTCGGGCTCACGGTTGATTGA
- the nadC gene encoding carboxylating nicotinate-nucleotide diphosphorylase: MSINKIAALPVPSLPDVMLEPLVRMALLEDLGRAADLTTDTIVPADAMGELRLVARQDGILAGLDLARLAFVLMDARMEFDVRCADGTLLQPGMEIARIRGKSRAILTAERTALNYLCHLSGVASATHSIAEAVKPFGTRVTCTRKTMPGLRALQKYAVRVGGGSNHRFGLDDAVLIKDNHIALAGDVATAVGRARAGVGHMVKIELEVDTLAQLDVALQLGVDVVLLDNMGLDDLRIAVGMCKGRAITEASGRITPETAAAVAATGVDQVAVGWLTHSARVLDIGLDA, translated from the coding sequence ATGAGCATTAATAAAATTGCAGCCTTGCCCGTCCCATCCCTGCCCGATGTAATGCTGGAGCCGCTGGTACGCATGGCCTTGCTGGAAGATCTGGGACGTGCCGCAGACTTGACCACCGACACCATTGTTCCTGCCGATGCGATGGGCGAGTTGCGTCTGGTGGCCAGGCAGGATGGAATCTTGGCCGGACTTGATCTGGCACGTCTGGCCTTTGTGCTGATGGATGCTCGCATGGAGTTTGACGTCCGCTGCGCAGACGGCACGCTGCTGCAGCCTGGCATGGAGATCGCCCGCATTCGTGGCAAAAGCCGAGCCATTCTCACGGCCGAGCGTACGGCGCTCAACTACCTTTGCCATCTCAGCGGCGTGGCCAGCGCCACGCATTCGATTGCAGAGGCCGTCAAGCCCTTCGGCACCCGAGTGACCTGTACGCGCAAGACCATGCCGGGCCTGCGAGCCTTGCAGAAGTACGCCGTGCGTGTCGGTGGCGGCAGCAACCACCGTTTTGGCCTGGACGACGCCGTACTCATCAAGGACAACCACATTGCACTGGCCGGCGATGTCGCCACGGCGGTGGGACGTGCTCGTGCGGGCGTGGGACATATGGTCAAGATCGAGCTGGAAGTGGATACGCTGGCCCAGCTGGATGTGGCGCTGCAACTGGGCGTGGATGTAGTGCTGCTGGACAATATGGGTCTGGATGATTTGCGCATTGCGGTCGGCATGTGCAAGGGCCGGGCCATCACCGAAGCCTCGGGGCGTATTACCCCCGAAACTGCAGCTGCCGTGGCTGCCACGGGCGTGGATCAGGTTGCCGTGGGCTGGCTCACGCACAGCGCGCGCGTGCTCGATATAGGCCTGGACGCTTGA
- a CDS encoding NrtR DNA-binding winged helix domain-containing protein — MNNSELHSVQADLVAVLVAVTGGQPRILTTGSGRALPAGPFTSNHRSLQASLRAWVEKQTHHPLGFVEQLYTFADRERSQQLGMHVISISYLALTQELDEVGAAQPGWQDWYRYFPWEDWRDGMPGVIAERIAPALHAWSESASDSVARSARWQRASMTFGLDEHEWNEELVLQRYELLFEAGVVPEAWGEGDEARAAELLPGAAMSNDHRRILATGMARLRAKIKYRPVVFELMPEEFSLLQLQQTVEALAGRGLHKQNFRRLIEQQALVEETGQMTAVGAGRPAKLFRFRRNVMLERAIAGNKLPLARSH, encoded by the coding sequence TTGAACAATTCCGAACTGCATTCCGTGCAGGCCGATCTGGTGGCAGTGCTGGTTGCCGTCACGGGTGGCCAGCCACGTATCCTGACCACCGGGTCCGGGCGAGCCTTGCCTGCCGGGCCTTTTACCAGCAACCACCGCTCGCTGCAGGCCAGCTTGCGTGCCTGGGTGGAGAAACAGACCCACCATCCTCTGGGCTTTGTGGAGCAGCTCTACACCTTCGCAGACCGGGAGCGCTCGCAGCAACTGGGCATGCATGTCATCTCCATCAGCTATCTGGCGCTGACTCAGGAACTGGATGAGGTCGGTGCCGCACAGCCGGGCTGGCAGGACTGGTACCGCTACTTTCCCTGGGAGGACTGGCGCGACGGGATGCCCGGCGTGATTGCCGAGCGCATTGCGCCAGCGCTGCATGCCTGGAGCGAATCTGCTTCAGATAGTGTAGCTAGAAGTGCACGCTGGCAAAGAGCTTCAATGACTTTTGGCCTTGATGAGCACGAATGGAACGAGGAGCTGGTTCTGCAGCGCTACGAGCTGCTGTTTGAGGCAGGTGTGGTGCCCGAAGCCTGGGGCGAGGGCGATGAAGCACGCGCGGCCGAATTGCTGCCCGGTGCCGCCATGAGTAATGATCACCGCCGCATTCTGGCTACCGGCATGGCCCGTTTGCGCGCCAAGATCAAATACCGGCCCGTGGTGTTTGAGCTGATGCCCGAGGAATTCTCGCTGCTGCAGTTGCAACAGACTGTGGAGGCATTGGCGGGGCGCGGCTTGCACAAGCAGAACTTCCGGCGCCTGATCGAGCAGCAGGCGCTGGTTGAGGAAACAGGCCAGATGACGGCCGTAGGTGCGGGCCGCCCGGCCAAGCTGTTTCGCTTTCGACGCAATGTAATGCTGGAGCGCGCCATTGCTGGCAACAAGCTGCCGCTGGCAAGAAGTCATTAG
- a CDS encoding diguanylate cyclase, protein MIRANAIAKRTITGQLLEIAMAQSFCAVMITDARLNGEGPVIEYCNAAMCEMTGYTEAELLGRSPRMLQGPLTDQLVLQRLHESLEQGLPFQGSVVNYRKDGCTYHVEWNISPVRDEKGVIRHFVAVQRDISERVQAEQERALLARALNAANDGILITDRDSTIVFVNQAFEALTGYSAAELLGQPTEMLRSGLHEPEFYAQLQEALSLGHNFRATFINRHKSGGVYYAEQSIAALRDESGQVSHYVGASKDISRMVQREMELRERANRDKLTGLLNRHAGEAELKRNQLQAQNQLRPYGVILGDIDLFKQVNDRFGHVAGDRVLKMVAHVLSGKVRRYDHAVRWGGEEFLIVLSDASLGVAAGLAERIRCAVAECADPEVGHFTISLGVGLWEPGETEDDLLKRADAALYRAKHRGRNQVAIATGSMNMPLVQAPELLAQGDSLTFSGKSPDKPWTGAASP, encoded by the coding sequence ATGATTCGTGCCAATGCCATCGCAAAGCGAACGATCACCGGCCAGTTGCTGGAGATCGCCATGGCTCAGTCCTTTTGCGCAGTGATGATTACCGATGCCAGGTTGAATGGAGAGGGGCCTGTCATCGAGTACTGCAATGCAGCCATGTGCGAGATGACCGGATACACCGAAGCAGAGCTTCTGGGCCGATCGCCGCGCATGTTGCAGGGGCCGCTGACGGATCAACTGGTATTGCAGCGTTTGCATGAGTCTCTGGAGCAAGGCCTGCCATTTCAGGGCAGTGTGGTGAACTACCGCAAGGACGGCTGCACCTACCACGTGGAGTGGAATATTTCCCCCGTGCGTGATGAGAAGGGCGTCATTCGGCATTTTGTGGCGGTGCAGCGCGATATTTCGGAGCGTGTGCAGGCCGAGCAGGAGCGCGCGCTACTCGCGAGGGCATTGAATGCGGCCAATGACGGCATTTTGATCACGGATCGCGACTCCACCATCGTCTTTGTCAACCAGGCTTTTGAAGCTCTCACGGGCTATAGCGCGGCGGAACTGCTGGGCCAGCCCACCGAGATGCTGCGCTCGGGCCTGCATGAGCCGGAGTTCTATGCCCAGTTGCAGGAAGCATTGAGTCTTGGCCACAATTTTCGTGCCACCTTCATCAACCGTCACAAGAGTGGCGGCGTGTATTACGCCGAGCAGAGCATTGCAGCTCTGCGCGACGAGTCAGGGCAGGTCAGCCACTATGTAGGGGCATCCAAGGACATCAGCCGCATGGTGCAGCGAGAGATGGAGCTGCGTGAGCGTGCAAACCGCGACAAGCTGACGGGCTTGCTCAACCGCCATGCGGGCGAGGCCGAGCTCAAGCGCAACCAGCTCCAGGCTCAGAATCAGCTGCGGCCTTATGGCGTGATATTGGGCGATATCGACCTTTTCAAGCAGGTCAACGACCGCTTTGGCCATGTTGCCGGAGATCGTGTGCTCAAGATGGTGGCACATGTGCTTTCCGGCAAGGTTCGTCGCTATGACCATGCCGTGCGCTGGGGCGGAGAGGAGTTCCTGATCGTCCTCTCGGATGCCAGCCTTGGTGTGGCCGCGGGCCTGGCAGAGCGCATTCGCTGTGCCGTGGCGGAATGCGCCGATCCCGAGGTGGGGCATTTCACCATTTCTTTAGGGGTTGGGCTCTGGGAGCCGGGCGAAACCGAGGACGATCTGCTCAAGCGCGCAGATGCGGCGCTATACAGGGCCAAGCATAGGGGGCGCAACCAGGTGGCCATCGCCACGGGGTCGATGAACATGCCTTTGGTGCAGGCGCCCGAGTTGCTGGCGCAGGGCGATTCCTTGACCTTTTCGGGGAAGAGTCCGGATAAGCCGTGGACAGGGGCTGCCTCACCGTAG
- a CDS encoding DUF3455 domain-containing protein, producing the protein MKHRHTLSLTALCLSALGLSACSSMGSHSMYSQAELPASVQVPAGHKVAMETVGIGQITYECQAKKDMAAEHEWVFVGPDAKLQTRSGTVIGKYWGPPATWENNDGSKITATQLAVAPAGAGNIPLQLVKANPATGMGAMQGVTFIQRVATKGGVAPSMACGAANLGSKQIVQYQADYIFWKAA; encoded by the coding sequence ATGAAGCACCGACACACACTTTCACTGACTGCTCTGTGCCTATCCGCGCTTGGCCTGAGCGCTTGCTCATCCATGGGCTCGCACTCCATGTATTCACAAGCCGAACTTCCGGCTTCCGTGCAAGTACCCGCAGGACACAAAGTGGCCATGGAGACTGTGGGTATTGGCCAGATCACCTATGAGTGCCAGGCCAAAAAGGACATGGCAGCCGAGCACGAATGGGTGTTTGTAGGCCCCGATGCCAAGCTGCAAACGCGAAGCGGTACGGTCATCGGCAAATACTGGGGGCCGCCAGCGACCTGGGAGAATAACGACGGCTCCAAGATCACTGCCACGCAGCTTGCCGTGGCTCCTGCCGGAGCGGGCAATATCCCTCTGCAACTGGTCAAGGCCAACCCTGCCACCGGCATGGGAGCCATGCAGGGGGTGACCTTTATCCAGCGTGTGGCAACCAAGGGAGGCGTCGCGCCGAGCATGGCCTGCGGAGCCGCGAATCTGGGCAGCAAGCAGATCGTGCAGTATCAGGCCGACTATATTTTCTGGAAAGCAGCCTGA
- a CDS encoding ferritin-like domain-containing protein, whose amino-acid sequence MKINLFEGHSSLMASRRGFLGTTGTLSAVAVAMLAGSEALAQGMGNDPAKDVSILNVALGLEHEAINAYQLGAGSGLLQKPVLDVALLFQSHHKAHRDALIATIQKMGGKPVAEAPMQTYAESLKAATLKSQADVLALAARLELGATNAYLGVIPAFESRDLAKVAGRLAADETMHYTALISALGRPLPSNALSFGG is encoded by the coding sequence ATGAAGATCAATCTGTTTGAAGGCCATTCCTCCCTCATGGCATCGCGACGCGGATTTCTGGGTACTACCGGTACTTTGTCAGCGGTGGCCGTCGCCATGCTGGCAGGTAGCGAAGCTCTGGCTCAAGGCATGGGTAATGACCCAGCCAAGGATGTATCCATCCTCAATGTGGCCCTGGGGCTGGAACATGAAGCAATCAATGCATACCAGCTGGGAGCCGGTAGCGGTCTGCTGCAAAAGCCCGTGCTGGATGTCGCCCTGCTGTTCCAAAGCCATCACAAGGCCCACCGTGACGCCCTGATTGCAACCATTCAGAAAATGGGTGGCAAGCCGGTAGCCGAGGCCCCGATGCAGACCTATGCCGAATCGCTGAAGGCTGCAACCCTGAAAAGCCAGGCTGATGTACTGGCTCTCGCTGCAAGACTGGAGCTTGGAGCGACCAACGCCTACCTGGGCGTCATTCCCGCCTTTGAGAGCCGCGATCTGGCCAAGGTCGCGGGACGCCTGGCGGCTGATGAAACCATGCACTACACGGCCCTGATCTCGGCTCTCGGTCGCCCCTTGCCAAGCAATGCTTTGTCATTTGGCGGCTGA
- a CDS encoding RNA polymerase sigma factor produces the protein MSAKTPDNELMDLLDRVAARDERALKLLYDLTASRLYGLALRIVANKEWAEDVLQESFLGIWRSAETYRDSLSPPLAWMGMLVRSRALDFLRRRRAERLHLNVPIESVEELLQDKDAQAPMQLIEASEQAAALHQCLQQLAQPQRQVVSLAYLRDLSHSELASSLKLPLGTVKTWMRRSLEQLRKCMARHV, from the coding sequence ATGAGCGCCAAAACACCGGACAACGAACTGATGGACTTACTCGACCGCGTCGCAGCCCGGGATGAGCGTGCTCTCAAGCTGCTGTACGACCTGACTGCCTCGCGGCTGTATGGGCTGGCTCTGCGCATCGTCGCCAACAAAGAGTGGGCCGAGGACGTGTTGCAAGAGAGCTTTCTGGGCATCTGGCGCAGTGCGGAGACCTACCGAGACTCGCTCAGCCCGCCCCTGGCCTGGATGGGCATGCTGGTGCGCAGCCGGGCTTTGGACTTTTTGCGCCGGCGCAGAGCCGAGCGCCTGCATCTCAATGTCCCTATCGAAAGCGTAGAAGAGCTTTTGCAGGACAAGGATGCGCAAGCGCCCATGCAGCTGATTGAGGCTAGCGAACAGGCCGCGGCATTGCATCAGTGCCTGCAACAACTGGCGCAGCCCCAGCGCCAAGTGGTGAGCTTGGCCTATCTGAGGGATTTAAGTCATAGCGAGCTGGCCAGCAGCCTGAAGCTGCCGCTGGGCACCGTCAAGACATGGATGCGCCGCAGCCTGGAGCAACTGCGCAAATGCATGGCCCGCCATGTCTGA
- a CDS encoding anti-sigma factor domain-containing protein, translating into MNLTRNPELLDRLAASYSLGTLHGGARRRFEQLAREYPQVRAAALLWQGRWSAFSEVQTPIQPDAAVWTRIVNLLQAEDANIRLARQREAVVSKPPVPSLAWWRGLALAGGLATVAAISVGLWFQRGLEDASRQQLSALQAQLQMAQAALQAAPQIQYVAVLADGKADASVLVTFDPRHKQLVLQRVSGFKEADNQSLQLWALPQQGAPRSLGVMGDGKLEQLTAQESDVNAIPALAISLEPKGGVPSSTGPTGPVLFKGSLIRRDL; encoded by the coding sequence ATGAATCTGACTCGAAACCCCGAATTGCTCGACCGTCTGGCTGCGTCCTATTCCTTGGGAACATTGCACGGGGGAGCACGCCGACGCTTTGAGCAACTGGCACGCGAATATCCGCAGGTACGGGCGGCAGCATTGCTGTGGCAAGGTCGCTGGTCGGCCTTCTCCGAGGTTCAGACTCCAATACAGCCCGATGCAGCGGTCTGGACGCGCATAGTCAATTTGCTGCAAGCCGAAGATGCCAACATCAGACTGGCTCGCCAACGTGAAGCTGTTGTATCGAAGCCGCCAGTGCCATCACTCGCTTGGTGGCGTGGGCTGGCCCTGGCAGGCGGACTGGCCACTGTAGCGGCTATCTCGGTGGGACTTTGGTTTCAGCGGGGGCTCGAAGACGCCTCACGGCAACAACTGTCTGCGCTGCAAGCTCAGCTCCAGATGGCACAGGCTGCACTGCAGGCTGCCCCCCAGATTCAGTATGTGGCGGTGCTGGCCGACGGCAAGGCCGATGCATCCGTGCTGGTGACGTTCGATCCTCGACATAAGCAATTGGTGTTGCAGCGTGTGAGCGGCTTTAAAGAAGCGGACAACCAGTCTTTGCAACTGTGGGCCTTGCCCCAGCAAGGCGCTCCGCGCTCTTTGGGCGTCATGGGTGATGGAAAGCTTGAGCAACTCACTGCGCAGGAGAGCGATGTGAACGCAATCCCGGCCCTGGCCATCAGCCTGGAGCCGAAAGGCGGCGTCCCCAGCTCAACGGGGCCGACTGGCCCGGTGCTTTTCAAGGGCTCACTCATTCGCCGTGATCTCTGA
- a CDS encoding molybdopterin-dependent oxidoreductase has product MSTSLWHRDNGEVVVAEASRLIDRQLSQSTRRQFLARGLTLGGIGLLSGCRIDDNATAEAALSRISRFNDRIQGWLFDSSRLAPTYPESMITRPFPFNAFYEESKVPEVDGASFLLEVTGLVADKRGWTLHELRALPQYAQVTRHICVEGWSAIGKWGGPRFGDFLRAVGADLSARYVGFQCADDYYTSIDMATALHPQTLLALDWDGQPLPPRYGFPMKLRMPTKLGYKNPKHIRAIFVSNSFNRGYWEDQGYNWFGGS; this is encoded by the coding sequence ATGAGCACATCCCTCTGGCATAGGGACAACGGTGAAGTAGTGGTCGCCGAGGCTAGTCGCCTGATCGACAGGCAGTTGTCGCAATCAACGCGTCGGCAGTTTCTGGCACGAGGTCTCACACTGGGTGGCATCGGCCTGCTCAGTGGGTGCCGCATCGACGACAACGCCACAGCGGAAGCGGCGCTCTCCCGGATATCGCGCTTCAATGATCGTATACAGGGTTGGCTGTTCGACTCCTCGCGTCTTGCACCTACTTACCCCGAATCCATGATCACCCGGCCATTTCCCTTCAATGCTTTTTATGAGGAAAGCAAGGTTCCGGAAGTGGACGGAGCCAGTTTTCTTCTGGAGGTCACAGGCCTTGTGGCCGACAAGCGCGGCTGGACGCTCCATGAGCTGCGCGCGCTGCCGCAGTACGCGCAGGTCACGCGCCACATCTGTGTGGAGGGCTGGAGCGCCATCGGCAAATGGGGTGGTCCACGCTTTGGTGATTTTCTACGCGCCGTGGGAGCTGACCTCAGTGCCCGCTATGTAGGCTTTCAATGTGCCGATGACTACTACACCAGCATCGATATGGCGACAGCCCTGCATCCTCAGACGCTGCTTGCCCTCGACTGGGATGGGCAGCCTCTGCCGCCCAGATACGGCTTCCCGATGAAGCTTCGCATGCCTACCAAGCTGGGCTACAAGAATCCCAAGCACATACGGGCCATCTTCGTGAGCAACTCCTTCAACCGCGGCTACTGGGAAGACCAGGGCTACAACTGGTTCGGCGGTAGTTGA
- a CDS encoding cytochrome b/b6 domain-containing protein — MPSPAHQPSKRSATVQPLWLRMTHWINALAVLVMVMSGWRIYNASPIFDFFFPAGLTLGGWLGGALQWHFAGMWLFVLNGLAYLLLNLFTGRFAQRMLPVTVRGILRDTWLALTARLSHSDLSHYNQLQRAAYLFAVADLILLVLSGLVIWKSVQFPLLRELLGGYDMARRIHFYCMAAIVCFVAVHLFMVVLVPRSLLLMVLGRPTFRPEIKESTT, encoded by the coding sequence TGACCCACTGGATCAATGCTCTAGCTGTGCTGGTCATGGTGATGAGCGGCTGGCGAATCTACAACGCCTCGCCCATTTTTGACTTCTTCTTTCCCGCCGGCCTCACCCTGGGCGGCTGGCTGGGTGGCGCACTGCAATGGCATTTCGCGGGTATGTGGCTGTTCGTGCTCAATGGGCTGGCCTATCTGTTGCTCAATCTGTTCACGGGCAGGTTTGCGCAGCGCATGCTTCCCGTCACTGTACGCGGCATATTGCGTGACACCTGGCTCGCACTGACGGCACGTTTGTCGCATTCAGACTTGAGTCACTACAACCAGCTGCAGCGCGCAGCCTACCTGTTTGCCGTTGCAGATTTGATATTGCTGGTGCTCAGTGGCCTGGTGATCTGGAAGTCGGTGCAGTTTCCGCTGCTGCGCGAGCTTCTGGGTGGCTACGACATGGCACGACGCATTCATTTTTACTGCATGGCGGCCATTGTCTGCTTTGTTGCCGTTCATCTTTTCATGGTCGTACTGGTTCCGCGCTCTTTGCTCCTCATGGTGCTGGGCCGCCCGACGTTCCGTCCTGAGATCAAGGAGAGCACGACATGA